Proteins encoded by one window of Juglans regia cultivar Chandler chromosome 15, Walnut 2.0, whole genome shotgun sequence:
- the LOC109006433 gene encoding protein FAR1-RELATED SEQUENCE 5-like — protein MDGTQYFAENLWEVNPGKNLVKEPIYTVDSDELEAESEDVQCDVNEDSVNVEDGVNVIPSSSSGPLEPFIGMVFEEVEDAQAFYKAYARRQGFAIRTNHTRLSKDDKTLCAVDYVCTREGFRRVSRKDTDRIVPEPAETKIGCKAIMGIKKDGEKWIVTKFVVGHNHILLTTRSTSFLRGHRGVTKVQKNLIMTLNESGVPTMKIMSVLSKDAGGEFNVGCIGKDVENYLGTKRRKIFEEGDAQRLYSYFLDRQLREPGFVFSMQVDKDGCIGSCFWADARSRAAYQYFGDVVTFDATYLTNIYKLPFIPFSGVNHHHQTIMFGCALLINETAESYTWLLRIWQEAMLGRAPSTIITDDDKAMAKAIIELLPNTTHRLCLWHILQKFPEHLAHVYNKFPDFQKDFHHFIHETITTDEFEQEWALIVVKYELGENTWLQNLYSRWDMWVPAYLRSIFCAGMSTTQRSESMNKFFKDYVRSSTLVSDFVHQYEKAIDARYFKEKEKDVRTKSTRAIMKTPFKIEEEAATIYTRKSFMIFQDELFNSLRYQAKKLYVSGEVKTYGVTVHGKETPLYHVTLSGDE, from the exons aTGGATGGGACACAATATTTTGCTGAAAATTTATGGGAAGTCAATCCAGGTAAAAACTTGGTTAAG GAGCCAATTTATACTGTTGATAGTGACGAACTTGAGGCTGAAAGTGAAGACGTTCAATGTGATGTGAATGAAGATAGTGTCAATGTTGAAGATGGAGTGAATGTGATTCCCTCTTCAAGTAGTGGTCCGTTAGAGCCATTCATTGGTATGGTTTTTGAGGAGGTCGAAGACGCCCAAGCATTTTACAAGGCATATGCAAGGCGACAAGGATTCGCAATCCGGACGAATCATACTCGATTGTCGAAAGATGATAAAACTCTTTGTGCAGTAGATTATGTTTGCACGAGGGAAGGATTTCGGCGAGTGAGTCGGAAAGACACAGATCGAATAGTCCCTGAACCCGCTGAGACAAAGATTGGATGTAAGGCAATAATGGGaataaagaaagatggtgaaaagTGGATAGTCACCAAATTTGTAGTTGGACATAATCATATTCTGCTTACAACGAGAAGTACTAGTTTCCTTCGTGGACATAGGGGAGTTACTAAAGtccaaaaaaatctcattatgACTTTGAATGAGTCCGGCGTACCGACAATGAAGATAATGTCGGTGTTGAGTAAAGATGCAGGTGGTGAATTTAATGTCGGTTGTATTGGTAAGGATGTAGAAAATTACCTGGGaaccaaaaggagaaaaatatttgaagaggGGGATGCACAAAGATTATATTCATACTTTCTTGATCGACAACTCAGAGAACCTGGGTTTGTGTTCTCCATGCAAGTTGACAAGGATGGGTGTATAGGAAGTTGTTTTTGGGCTGATGCGAGATCAAGAGCTGCATACcaatattttggggatgttgttACATTTGATGCCACTTACCTGACCAATATTTATAAGTTGCCATTTATTCCATTTTCTGGAGTTAACCATCATCATCAGACCATAATGTTTGGTTGTGCTTTGTTGATTAATGAAACGGCAGAATCATATACATGGTTATTGAGAATATGGCAAGAAGCAATGCTTGGGCGTGCTCCTTCAACGATAATTACCGATGATGACAAGGCGATGGCTAAGGCAATTATAGAGCTACTCCCAAATACAACTCATAGGTTGTGTTTGTGgcacattttacaaaagtttcCCGAACACTTGGCTCATGTATACAATAAATTTCCTGACTTTCAGAAAgattttcatcatttcatacaTGAGACAATTACTACTGATGAGTTCGAGCAAGAATGGGCTTTGATTGTGGTGAAGTATGAGCTAGGAGAAAATACTTGGCTGCAAAATCTGTACAGCAGATGGGATATGTGGGTACCGGCCTACTTGCGTTCGATATTCTGTGCCGGTATGTCAACAACTCAGAGGAGTGAAAGCatgaacaaatttttcaaagacTATGTTCGTTCAAGCACTCTGGTTAGTGACTTTGTGCATCAGTATGAGAAAGCTATAGATGCACGTtactttaaagagaaagagaaagatgtGCGGACAAAATCCACGCGGGCGATAATGAAGACACCTTTTAAAATTGAAGAGGAGGCGGCAACTATTTATACAAGAAAGTCTTTCATGATTTTCCAAGATGAGCTGTTTAATAGTCTACGGTACCAAGCAAAAAAATTGTATGTTAGTGGTGAGGTGAAGACATATGGAGTGACAGTCCATGGCAAAGAAACACCTCTTTACCATGTGACGTTATCGGGTGATGAATGA